A window of Ignavibacterium sp. contains these coding sequences:
- a CDS encoding endonuclease/exonuclease/phosphatase family protein has translation MLNKLLNKIILIFLISSLILIAQNQHTIMTYNILNYPITDTTSRNPYFRTIFANIQPDILVVQEMISQQGVNAFLNKILLPNNPTYQAGTFIDGFDTDNAIFFKSNLFTFISNTPIRTALRDINEFKLVYNLTGDTIIIYSVHLKASDSLQNELLRAAEVDSLRQRTNSLPPNTNFIVLGDFNIYRSGELAYQKLLDQSSSGYVLDPLTLVGTWNNSAYSIHHTQSTRTRQFGDGTPGGLDDRFDMILMSQAVMDSGGIQFIPGSYAAYGNDGNHYNDSINRPPNNAVGQLIADALHYASDHLPVIATLSFPTNDKTLSLKLFIEGRFNGTTMIPDSVIVELRNSNSPYNMVEQKKVLVTSNGDVSISLNQAINNTPYYLVVKHRNSLETWSANPITFINDASSYDFTTSDNKAFGNNLKLIGSKWCIISGDINQDGIIEISDMINVFTNYVLGVSGYVNSDLNGDTITDMNDVNLVYQNNIQGYSIKKP, from the coding sequence ATGTTGAACAAATTATTAAATAAAATCATTCTGATATTTTTAATCTCAAGCCTGATTTTAATCGCACAGAATCAGCATACAATTATGACTTATAATATTCTTAATTATCCGATTACCGATACTACTTCCCGTAATCCTTATTTCAGAACAATCTTTGCAAACATTCAACCTGATATTCTTGTAGTGCAGGAAATGATTTCGCAGCAAGGTGTAAATGCATTTTTAAATAAAATTTTACTTCCAAATAATCCGACATATCAGGCAGGAACTTTTATTGATGGCTTTGATACAGACAATGCTATTTTCTTCAAATCGAATTTGTTCACTTTTATAAGTAATACTCCAATAAGAACTGCATTACGTGATATCAATGAATTTAAACTTGTTTATAATCTCACCGGCGATACAATTATTATTTACTCAGTACATCTTAAAGCAAGTGATTCACTGCAAAATGAATTACTTAGAGCCGCCGAAGTTGATAGCTTAAGACAAAGAACTAACTCGCTTCCGCCAAATACAAATTTTATTGTACTCGGTGATTTTAATATTTACAGATCGGGAGAGCTTGCATATCAAAAATTGCTTGATCAGAGTTCGAGCGGTTATGTGCTTGACCCATTGACACTTGTTGGAACCTGGAACAATTCTGCTTACTCAATTCATCATACACAATCTACAAGAACAAGACAATTCGGTGATGGTACTCCAGGTGGACTTGATGACAGGTTTGATATGATTCTAATGTCACAAGCAGTAATGGATTCAGGTGGAATACAATTTATTCCTGGTTCTTATGCAGCATACGGTAATGATGGAAATCATTACAATGACTCAATCAATAGACCCCCTAACAATGCTGTTGGTCAATTAATTGCTGATGCTCTTCATTATGCAAGTGATCATTTACCGGTAATTGCAACTCTTTCCTTTCCTACTAACGATAAAACACTATCACTCAAATTATTTATTGAGGGAAGATTTAACGGGACAACTATGATTCCGGATTCTGTAATTGTTGAGTTAAGAAATTCAAATAGTCCTTACAATATGGTTGAACAGAAAAAAGTTTTAGTAACTTCAAATGGAGATGTATCTATATCATTGAATCAAGCAATTAACAATACTCCATATTATTTGGTAGTAAAGCATCGGAATTCACTGGAAACCTGGAGTGCAAACCCAATCACTTTTATTAACGATGCATCGAGTTATGATTTTACTACATCAGACAACAAAGCTTTCGGAAATAATTTAAAACTTATTGGAAGTAAATGGTGCATTATAAGCGGAGATATAAATCAGGATGGTATAATCGAAATAAGTGATATGATAAATGTTTTCACGAATTATGTTTTAGGTGTTAGTGGATATGTAAACTCAGATTTAAATGGAGACACAATTACAGATATGAATGATGTAAATCTTGTTTATCAAAATAATATTCAAGGATATTCAATTAAAAAACCATAA
- a CDS encoding T9SS type A sorting domain-containing protein — MHKKNNLFVFILLLFSISISTAFSQQLKLIVSNISFESSNSLTFDVYIQNTGATSVTYSNAAFVWNYDPAFLNGGNALFSLITDYSDFPSTALPPSALLTGSNIIRTSSNLPGANGTILPGEGKRISRFRFQTTASSFTGSYFNLTWKNSITPYTRVYSWNNITGLPEEVLSLDFSVEQLFFEENFSYSTGQLTTVSGGNWINFSGTANFIQVVDSSLSYTGYLSSGIGNKINIINTSSSAEDAYRQFPADTTTILSAFLVNITNTTGLLANNSTTGDYFVTYLPSTSTTTLNGRVSIRAGSIPNTFNLGIRASSSNTVAVWYPNDLSIGTTYLVVLSYQIVPGSANDIASLWINPPVDGTQPSPDLTQVAAVDLSQIARFAIRQGNNTPNASIDGIRVAHFWNEIFPISGQPLLTANPTTLSNFNYIVGGGPSTSQSYNLSGSDLNPPSGNITVTAPTNYEISLNNSTFSNSLLVPYSGGSLASTPIYVRLKAGLTGGLYNGEVIINSGGGASDAIVSCNGFVIKPEPTNHVSNFGGSLGNPGYYYINLNWIDATGGTSPDGYLIRASSIAFDSIPNPVDGVPVNNSTFNQNVAQGLQTATFGMNGGTTYYFKIFPYTNSGTLIDYKTDGSVPQFSITTDNLPSLPIIENFSYSVGTTLNQNGWVTHSGAGLNPVTVVDTNLSYTGYQYSNIGKAVYLTNTGEDVNRAFETTTTGSLYASFLVSVDSAQNAGDYFLHFGPENTTTTFLGKVFAKRDSLNGNLAFGVAKRNNSEAVYTSPIYSIGTTYLVVVKYEFYDGGTSNDTVKLWINPVLDGNEPTPDLTVGDAGNDATSLAMVALRQGSTSTSPKLYIDGIRVANSWIPSSSQTTFQLTVNVSNGWNMVSVPGQHPVDQNVTTWWSGKDPAANVFKFQGAYQSVTTVQPGLGYWMKHLGANTYNTGDEWPAGGINIVPHDPLTAAAGWNLIGGYEFLAPTAALTTTPSGLISGFVYGYTPGTGYQVASDLVPGYGYWVKLTAAGLINVNPGPKANFKLSDFIPDDFGKIIITDNAGKSYTLYVAQGKQAQKTSLDLFELPPVPFTDMFDVRYTSGRFVEDLGSAIKTIQMQGVEYPVRVRVEGMMLRITDETGKAINERVKSGEEITISNSQISKLNVMSDIIPDKYSLEQNYPNPFNPTTTIEFSLPEDVENVRLTIYNALGEKVAELISGKMEAGRYRYQWNAGNVATGLYIYELKTNKFSSVKKMMLLK; from the coding sequence ATGCACAAAAAAAACAATCTGTTCGTTTTTATTCTTCTGTTGTTTTCAATCAGTATATCAACTGCATTCTCACAGCAGTTAAAGCTGATTGTATCAAATATAAGTTTTGAGTCTTCAAACTCTCTGACATTTGATGTTTATATTCAGAACACAGGAGCAACAAGTGTTACATATAGCAATGCAGCATTTGTGTGGAATTATGATCCTGCATTTCTTAATGGTGGTAATGCTTTGTTCTCGCTTATTACAGATTATTCTGACTTCCCTTCCACCGCACTGCCACCTTCTGCTTTGCTCACCGGAAGTAATATTATCAGGACATCTTCAAATCTTCCCGGTGCAAACGGAACAATTCTTCCTGGAGAAGGAAAAAGAATTTCCCGTTTCAGATTTCAAACTACGGCAAGTTCATTTACTGGAAGCTATTTTAATCTGACCTGGAAAAATTCTATTACACCTTATACACGAGTTTATAGTTGGAATAATATAACAGGTTTACCGGAAGAAGTATTAAGTTTAGATTTTTCTGTTGAACAACTATTTTTTGAAGAAAACTTTAGCTATTCAACTGGACAATTGACAACGGTTAGTGGGGGCAACTGGATTAATTTTTCAGGAACAGCTAATTTTATTCAAGTTGTTGATAGTAGCTTATCTTACACAGGATATTTATCATCAGGAATAGGAAATAAAATCAATATTATAAATACTAGTAGTTCAGCTGAAGATGCCTATAGACAGTTCCCTGCTGACACAACAACAATTTTATCGGCTTTTCTTGTCAATATTACAAATACAACAGGTTTATTAGCAAACAATTCTACTACAGGAGATTATTTTGTAACTTATTTACCTAGTACTTCAACCACTACACTTAATGGAAGAGTATCAATCAGAGCCGGCTCAATTCCCAATACTTTTAATTTAGGAATTAGAGCCAGTTCAAGCAATACTGTCGCTGTATGGTATCCAAATGATTTAAGTATTGGTACAACATATTTGGTTGTTTTAAGTTATCAGATAGTTCCTGGTTCAGCTAATGATATAGCATCTTTATGGATAAATCCGCCAGTTGATGGAACACAACCTTCACCTGATTTAACACAAGTTGCTGCGGTTGATTTATCTCAAATTGCCAGATTTGCAATCCGTCAAGGTAACAATACCCCCAATGCAAGCATAGATGGAATTCGCGTTGCACATTTTTGGAATGAAATTTTCCCAATTTCCGGTCAGCCATTATTAACTGCAAATCCAACTACTCTATCTAACTTTAATTATATTGTTGGTGGTGGTCCATCAACATCGCAAAGTTATAATTTAAGTGGTTCGGATTTGAATCCTCCTTCCGGGAATATCACAGTTACAGCACCAACTAATTATGAAATATCCTTGAACAACTCAACATTTTCAAATTCATTACTTGTCCCATACAGTGGTGGTTCACTTGCTTCTACACCCATATATGTCAGACTTAAGGCCGGTCTTACCGGAGGATTATATAATGGTGAAGTGATAATAAATTCCGGAGGTGGTGCAAGCGATGCTATAGTTTCTTGTAATGGCTTTGTTATAAAACCTGAACCCACAAATCATGTTTCTAATTTTGGCGGCTCGCTAGGTAATCCGGGGTATTATTATATAAATCTCAATTGGATTGATGCAACAGGTGGAACTTCACCGGATGGTTATTTAATCCGGGCAAGTTCAATTGCATTTGATTCTATTCCAAATCCTGTTGATGGTGTTCCGGTGAATAATTCAACTTTCAATCAGAATGTTGCACAAGGACTTCAAACAGCAACTTTTGGAATGAATGGTGGAACAACATATTACTTTAAAATATTTCCATACACGAATTCTGGTACTTTAATAGATTACAAAACAGATGGTTCAGTACCACAATTCAGTATTACAACAGATAATTTGCCCTCTCTTCCAATAATTGAAAACTTTAGCTATTCTGTCGGTACTACACTTAATCAAAACGGCTGGGTTACTCACAGTGGAGCTGGTTTAAATCCCGTTACAGTTGTTGATACGAACCTTTCTTACACTGGCTATCAGTATTCAAATATTGGCAAAGCTGTTTATCTAACAAATACTGGTGAAGATGTTAATCGAGCATTCGAAACTACAACTACAGGAAGTTTGTACGCTTCATTCTTAGTAAGTGTTGACTCTGCTCAAAATGCTGGTGATTATTTCTTACACTTTGGACCAGAAAATACAACCACCACTTTTCTTGGTAAAGTATTTGCAAAGAGAGATAGCTTAAATGGAAATCTCGCTTTTGGCGTTGCAAAGAGAAATAATAGTGAAGCAGTCTATACTTCACCAATTTATTCAATAGGTACAACTTATCTTGTTGTAGTAAAATATGAGTTTTATGATGGTGGTACATCCAATGATACAGTTAAACTTTGGATCAATCCAGTTCTCGATGGGAATGAACCAACACCGGATTTAACAGTTGGTGATGCTGGAAACGATGCAACTTCTTTAGCTATGGTTGCATTGAGACAAGGTTCTACAAGTACGTCTCCAAAACTTTATATTGATGGAATTAGAGTTGCAAATTCATGGATTCCTTCATCATCACAAACTACTTTCCAACTAACAGTTAATGTATCAAATGGCTGGAATATGGTTTCTGTTCCGGGTCAACATCCTGTTGATCAGAATGTTACTACCTGGTGGTCTGGTAAAGACCCTGCTGCAAATGTATTTAAGTTCCAGGGTGCTTATCAGTCTGTCACAACTGTTCAGCCCGGTCTCGGTTACTGGATGAAACATCTCGGTGCTAATACTTACAACACAGGTGATGAATGGCCTGCTGGCGGTATCAATATCGTTCCTCACGATCCTCTTACTGCTGCTGCTGGTTGGAACCTTATCGGTGGTTATGAGTTCTTAGCTCCTACTGCGGCTCTTACTACTACACCATCTGGACTTATCTCCGGATTTGTCTATGGCTACACACCTGGCACTGGTTATCAGGTTGCATCTGACCTTGTGCCTGGTTACGGCTACTGGGTTAAACTTACTGCTGCAGGTCTGATTAATGTTAATCCTGGTCCTAAAGCCAACTTCAAACTATCTGACTTTATCCCTGATGACTTCGGTAAGATTATCATTACTGATAATGCAGGTAAGTCTTATACTCTCTATGTTGCTCAGGGTAAACAAGCTCAGAAGACTTCACTTGATTTATTCGAACTTCCTCCTGTGCCATTTACAGATATGTTTGATGTAAGATACACTTCGGGAAGATTTGTTGAAGATTTGGGCAGTGCAATCAAGACCATTCAGATGCAGGGAGTTGAATATCCTGTAAGAGTAAGAGTAGAAGGAATGATGCTTAGGATAACAGATGAGACAGGAAAAGCAATAAATGAGAGAGTTAAGTCAGGCGAAGAGATAACTATCAGCAACTCACAGATAAGCAAGTTGAATGTGATGAGTGATATAATACCTGATAAGTATTCACTTGAACAGAACTACCCGAATCCATTCAACCCAACGACAACGATAGAGTTCTCGTTGCCGGAGGATGTAGAGAATGTAAGATTGACGATATACAATGCATTGGGAGAAAAGGTAGCAGAGTTAATAAGCGGAAAGATGGAAGCAGGCAGATACAGATATCAGTGGAATGCTGGAAATGTTGCTACAGGATTGTATATCTATGAACTTAAGACAAACAAATTTTCTTCTGTTAAGAAGATGATGTTGTTGAAGTAA
- a CDS encoding choice-of-anchor J domain-containing protein has translation MKRNKFFFSFFLLMLLLLSINLYSQNAEVVETQITSEKPNKTSLNISPQIPSRYPELLELYDNGPFVTNPGGGPGGSDGSVLQNTTLGLNTLGFGWAKSSSIFIADNFTVPDGANWNIDSIRFFGYQTGSSTTSTFTGLYISIYRGNPAYGLTPVYGDTTTNKLLRTYWTGSYRYAENNVGTTRPIMAVVASTTGLNLPSGEYWIMVSATGSLSSGPWMPPISIIGEPNTGDALQQISGSWQELIDNGIYTNQGIPFKIFGNSIAPTGPGAAKNPSPFDGSVIASYPNVTLTWTNPTEATSNQVWFGPHPDSLSLIHSGSLVSSKLVTSLQPYKVYFWRVDEVGTEGTTQGTLWAFRTIAEPQLLPFNQNFDAAFFPPTYWTSLRGSNSNQWLRFTGTGVPYAGVGAMVYPFNPVYNADAWMITPGFNLTAGINYTVKFYQKVQNAGFPEKLKITVGNFPNISNQTTVLWSDTNLTNTTYTERLVSFTPNLSGTYYFGFNCFSDADRFYLYIDEVSIYETPNNDLGTVNLYESLGVMKEQIVNNTLSREIYEKSIDPTDGTSSGNIGITLVQKIDSDFSEVTPPVFKVVVKNFGNVTENSYQVGWAVDGTNQSPVSNTQPLAPAQTDTLTLTWNTATAGLHTIKAWTILAGDGNPFNDTSNVYSFYVAPDNSVFLERFEGNVPPAGWDTVNVDGGGTTLWFKGNPTIFPSLEGNGYAGSNFQGANGFYIDQWLITPNVGSSITEATDSLIFWVRSPDGSIWPDSIQILVSTTGNNIGDFTTILDYIEVPTTGWTRYSYVLPNSPNRYIAFRYLIYDGGEFGNNSNYIGLDLVEILRYSSSTTFQLTVNVSNGWNMVSVPGEHPVDQNVTTWWSGKDPAANVFKFQGAYQPVTTVQPGLGYWMKHLGANTYNTGDEWPAGGINIVPHDPIAGSAGWNLIGGYEFLAPTAALTTTPSGLISGFVYGYTPGTGYQVASDLVPGYGYWVKLTAAGQINVNPGPKANFKLSDFIPDDFGKIIITDNAGKSYTLYVAQGKQAQKTSLDLFELPPVPFTDMFDVRYTSGRFVEDLGSAMKTIQMQGVEYPVRVRVEGMMLRITDETGKAINERVKSGEEITISNSQISKLNVMSDIIPDKYSLEQNYPNPFNPTTTIEFSLPEDVENVRLTIYNALGEKVAELVNGKMEAGRYRYQWNAGNVATGLYIYELKTNKFSSVKKMMLLK, from the coding sequence ATGAAAAGAAACAAATTCTTTTTTTCTTTTTTCCTCTTAATGCTGTTGTTGCTTTCAATTAATCTCTACTCCCAAAATGCAGAAGTTGTTGAAACTCAAATAACTTCTGAAAAACCAAATAAAACCTCATTAAATATTTCTCCTCAAATACCAAGTCGTTACCCTGAGCTTCTGGAGTTATATGATAATGGTCCATTTGTAACAAACCCTGGTGGCGGTCCAGGTGGTTCTGATGGAAGTGTATTGCAAAATACAACACTTGGGCTGAATACTTTAGGATTTGGTTGGGCTAAATCTTCTTCAATATTTATTGCAGATAATTTTACTGTTCCCGATGGTGCAAATTGGAATATTGATTCAATCAGATTTTTTGGTTATCAGACTGGTTCTTCCACTACCTCTACTTTCACGGGATTATATATTTCTATTTACAGAGGAAATCCTGCTTATGGGTTAACTCCTGTTTATGGAGATACAACAACAAACAAATTATTGAGAACTTATTGGACAGGTTCATATAGATATGCAGAAAACAATGTGGGAACTACTAGACCAATTATGGCTGTGGTTGCATCAACGACTGGATTAAACCTACCATCTGGAGAATATTGGATAATGGTCAGTGCAACAGGCTCTCTTTCTTCAGGTCCGTGGATGCCTCCAATCTCGATAATTGGAGAACCTAATACGGGTGACGCATTACAACAAATTTCCGGAAGTTGGCAGGAATTGATTGATAATGGAATTTATACTAATCAGGGAATACCGTTCAAAATATTTGGAAACTCGATTGCTCCAACCGGACCAGGTGCTGCAAAAAATCCTTCGCCTTTTGATGGAAGCGTAATTGCATCATATCCAAATGTAACTTTGACCTGGACAAATCCAACTGAAGCAACTTCTAATCAGGTTTGGTTTGGTCCACATCCGGATAGTTTATCTCTTATTCACTCTGGATCACTAGTTAGTTCAAAATTAGTCACTTCACTACAACCTTATAAAGTATATTTCTGGAGAGTTGATGAAGTAGGTACTGAAGGAACTACACAAGGAACGCTATGGGCTTTTAGAACAATAGCTGAACCTCAGTTATTACCTTTTAACCAGAATTTTGATGCTGCTTTCTTTCCACCTACTTACTGGACCAGCTTGAGAGGAAGCAATAGTAATCAATGGTTAAGATTTACAGGTACTGGTGTTCCTTATGCAGGTGTAGGTGCTATGGTGTATCCTTTTAATCCTGTCTATAATGCGGATGCGTGGATGATAACACCTGGATTTAATCTAACAGCAGGAATTAACTATACAGTAAAATTCTATCAGAAAGTTCAGAATGCAGGTTTTCCTGAAAAACTCAAAATAACAGTTGGTAATTTCCCCAATATATCGAATCAAACAACAGTATTGTGGAGCGACACGAATCTGACTAATACAACTTATACTGAAAGATTAGTTTCATTCACACCTAATTTAAGTGGTACATATTATTTTGGATTCAATTGTTTTTCCGATGCAGATCGATTTTATTTGTATATAGATGAAGTATCAATTTATGAAACTCCAAATAACGACCTTGGAACAGTTAACCTGTATGAATCTCTTGGTGTGATGAAAGAACAGATTGTTAATAATACCTTAAGTCGAGAAATTTATGAAAAATCTATAGACCCAACTGACGGTACCAGTTCTGGAAACATAGGAATTACTCTAGTTCAAAAAATTGATTCAGACTTTTCAGAAGTGACACCACCAGTATTTAAAGTGGTTGTTAAGAATTTTGGAAATGTAACTGAGAATAGTTATCAGGTTGGTTGGGCTGTTGATGGTACAAATCAATCTCCTGTTTCTAACACACAACCATTAGCACCAGCTCAAACAGATACATTAACTTTAACTTGGAATACTGCAACAGCCGGATTACATACAATAAAGGCGTGGACAATTCTAGCAGGTGACGGTAACCCGTTTAATGACACTTCAAATGTTTATTCTTTTTATGTGGCTCCCGATAATTCTGTTTTTCTGGAACGATTTGAAGGTAATGTTCCACCAGCAGGTTGGGATACAGTAAATGTTGATGGCGGTGGTACAACATTATGGTTTAAGGGAAATCCCACTATTTTTCCGTCATTAGAAGGTAACGGTTATGCCGGCTCAAACTTCCAGGGAGCAAATGGATTCTACATCGACCAGTGGTTGATTACGCCAAATGTAGGAAGCTCAATAACTGAAGCTACTGACTCACTGATTTTCTGGGTAAGATCACCTGATGGTTCAATCTGGCCTGACTCTATCCAAATTCTCGTATCAACCACAGGTAATAATATCGGCGATTTCACCACAATTCTTGATTACATTGAAGTGCCTACAACTGGCTGGACAAGATATTCATATGTATTACCAAATTCACCTAACAGATACATTGCATTCAGATATTTAATCTATGACGGTGGTGAATTTGGAAACAACTCTAACTATATTGGATTGGACTTGGTTGAAATTCTTCGTTACTCTTCATCAACTACTTTCCAACTAACAGTTAATGTATCAAATGGCTGGAATATGGTTTCTGTTCCTGGTGAACATCCTGTTGATCAGAATGTTACTACCTGGTGGTCTGGTAAAGACCCTGCTGCTAATGTATTTAAGTTCCAGGGTGCTTATCAACCTGTCACAACTGTTCAGCCCGGTCTCGGTTACTGGATGAAACATCTCGGTGCTAATACTTACAACACAGGTGATGAATGGCCTGCTGGCGGTATCAATATCGTTCCTCACGATCCTATTGCTGGTTCTGCTGGTTGGAACCTTATCGGTGGTTATGAGTTCTTAGCTCCTACTGCGGCTCTTACTACTACACCATCCGGACTTATCTCTGGATTTGTCTATGGTTACACTCCTGGCACTGGTTATCAGGTTGCATCTGACCTTGTGCCTGGCTATGGCTACTGGGTTAAACTTACTGCTGCTGGTCAGATTAATGTTAATCCTGGTCCTAAAGCCAACTTCAAACTATCTGACTTTATCCCTGATGACTTCGGTAAGATTATCATTACTGATAATGCAGGTAAGTCTTATACTCTCTATGTTGCTCAGGGTAAACAGGCTCAGAAGACTTCTCTTGATTTATTCGAACTTCCTCCTGTGCCATTTACAGATATGTTCGATGTAAGATACACATCGGGAAGATTTGTTGAAGATTTGGGCAGTGCAATGAAGACAATACAGATGCAGGGAGTTGAATATCCTGTAAGAGTAAGAGTAGAAGGAATGATGCTTAGGATAACAGATGAGACAGGAAAAGCAATAAATGAGAGAGTTAAGTCAGGCGAAGAGATAACAATCAGCAACTCACAGATAAGCAAGTTGAATGTGATGAGTGATATTATTCCTGATAAATATTCACTTGAACAGAACTACCCGAATCCATTCAACCCAACGACAACGATAGAGTTCTCGTTGCCGGAGGATGTAGAGAATGTAAGATTGACGATATACAATGCATTGGGAGAGAAGGTAGCAGAGTTAGTAAACGGAAAGATGGAGGCAGGCAGATACAGATATCAGTGGAATGCTGGAAATGTTGCTACAGGATTGTATATCTATGAACTTAAGACTAACAAATTCTCTTCTGTTAAGAAGATGATGTTGTTGAAGTAA
- a CDS encoding cytochrome c3 family protein, with translation MKKIKYTYSFLSVAVIMFLLIAAFQKGTSETENPNEGKIKFSHSLHSELVDCQTCHSAVVESTSLKTLQLPNHDNCSTCHSVDNEEECKTCHINDVYEPLVRKKSELIFDHSFHLNNTQMNCESCHQGLKEVDYSWQAVGVNPPMENCYSCHNDKSVASNACESCHISTANLLPQNHKVANFTRNHKFMANAVDANCVMCHDNQSCNDCHVATNVITEVNLNNDFYQPYYPSNFTDGTKLQAIRRVHDLNYRFTHGMESKGKTAECQSCHQVETFCANCHAAENTDFAVSGIIPASHLKPNFFTIGVGTGGGEHAILARRDIERCTSCHDVNGSDPTCITCHLDSDGIKGTNPKTHARGFMKNEKGDWHDSEGSVCYNCHTSASPSSQKTAGFCNYCHGL, from the coding sequence ATGAAGAAAATTAAATATACATATAGTTTCTTATCAGTTGCAGTAATTATGTTCTTATTAATTGCTGCATTTCAAAAAGGAACATCTGAAACCGAAAATCCCAATGAAGGAAAAATAAAATTCTCTCATTCACTTCATTCTGAATTAGTTGATTGTCAAACCTGTCATAGTGCAGTTGTTGAAAGTACATCGTTAAAGACACTTCAACTCCCTAATCATGATAATTGTTCCACCTGCCACAGCGTTGATAACGAAGAGGAATGTAAAACTTGTCATATTAATGATGTTTATGAACCGCTGGTTCGGAAAAAATCTGAATTAATTTTTGATCATAGTTTTCATTTAAACAACACACAGATGAATTGTGAATCCTGCCACCAGGGCTTAAAAGAAGTTGATTACAGTTGGCAGGCAGTTGGTGTTAATCCTCCCATGGAAAATTGTTATAGTTGTCATAATGATAAATCAGTAGCATCAAATGCTTGTGAATCGTGCCATATATCCACCGCTAATTTATTACCACAGAATCACAAAGTTGCTAATTTTACCCGTAACCATAAATTTATGGCAAATGCTGTTGATGCAAATTGTGTTATGTGCCACGATAATCAAAGTTGTAATGATTGTCATGTTGCCACAAATGTCATAACAGAAGTTAATCTTAATAATGATTTCTATCAGCCATATTATCCAAGCAATTTTACTGATGGTACAAAACTTCAGGCAATAAGAAGAGTCCATGATTTAAACTACAGATTTACACACGGAATGGAGTCCAAAGGAAAGACAGCGGAATGTCAATCCTGCCATCAGGTTGAAACTTTCTGTGCAAATTGTCATGCTGCCGAGAATACTGATTTTGCGGTTAGTGGAATAATTCCCGCGAGTCATTTGAAACCAAACTTCTTTACAATTGGTGTCGGCACCGGAGGTGGGGAACACGCAATTCTTGCGAGAAGAGATATTGAACGTTGCACCTCTTGTCACGATGTTAATGGCTCCGATCCAACTTGCATTACCTGTCATCTTGATAGTGACGGAATTAAGGGAACAAATCCGAAAACGCATGCGAGAGGATTTATGAAAAATGAAAAAGGTGATTGGCACGATAGCGAAGGTTCTGTTTGCTATAATTGTCATACGAGTGCCTCGCCTTCATCTCAGAAAACAGCTGGTTTTTGTAACTATTGTCACGGGTTATAA